The Zalophus californianus isolate mZalCal1 chromosome 7, mZalCal1.pri.v2, whole genome shotgun sequence genome includes a region encoding these proteins:
- the CAGE1 gene encoding cancer-associated gene 1 protein isoform X5 — protein MDVSHEKLEGMSEAEAMNLSSVSQDLTHSNSPFYMETSNTTSDLPQNEIKNAEREDESKFTLSEEIHGTLDDWLGDVSIGNDSQNLLTQPVDTSISPFRQFEPICKFHLREAFNNKMITFQNLTESLPYMKKPEMQSHVYNCAKDTNMKEDSFKEENPGGTGTSANEDQLAHKCVTQPSRSPPLVHSGGETLKFMEMSLPKSASVESALKPSQPESFLYKENVHRDVEKPFYKENSFNLFDLRANYTTDEIAVSSKGIQSFGDVPEMPVCLHKEVAMGDVDRPGTVSPWSPSWSGGASPEDSKMPDPKQSLESSQPLEEDMDLTEVLRKLQHTNKQQQIRIQDLQSSNKYLEKKIEELQKQTTKQQVFVDIINKLKAKVEELIEDKYRVMLEKSDTDKTLQNLHEVLTHTQKHLQEARNEKETLQLELKKIKGNYVHLQERYMTEMQQKAKTVSQCLEMDRILSEKEEVEKQQQLKRELEKATTSALDLLKREKKAREQEILSLYEEFQKHKKKNLEERQELKSTLKKLIVQVSHLQLISDTEKAENTQLQQQVTEVKQENERLWQQVARSREQNDAPPQFETPWLTEHSGEAVMADITKDAKTVHSNLLLNCSPGEEESLSPPDVKRTSQLVSRIHSLLALMVGLLTLQLLEHKDRITAFRELIAKEKAFQDQVIEVTSLDSGEAKNIRDVPVLLGVKLNKYHNLNEELDFLIAKLRNLLESEEDHCNRLIEENDKHQRHLGNLINKPFSRLHHMKKS, from the exons ATGGATGTTTCTCATGAAAAATTAGAAGGCATGTCAGAAGCGGAGGCCATGAATCTCAGCAGTGTTTCTCAAGACTTAACCCACTCAAATTCTCCTTTCTATATGGAAACCAGCAATACCACTTCAGACTTGCCTCAG aatgaaataaagaatgctGAAAGGGAAGATGAGTCTAAATTCACACTTAGCGAAGAAATTCATGGTACACTAGATGATTGGTTAGGTG ATGTCAGCATTGGAAATGATTCACAGAACTTACTAACTCAGCCAGTTGACACCAGCATTTCCCCCTTCAGGCAATTTGAACCCATTTGCAAATTTCATCTGAGAGaagcatttaataataaaatgataacatttcAAAATCTGACAGAAAGCTTACCTTACATGAAGAAACCAGAAATGCAAAGTCATGTGTATAATTGTGCAAAAGACACCAATATGAAGGAAGattcatttaaggaagaaaatccaGGGGGAACTGGCACCTCCGCAAATGAAGACCAACTTGCTCACAAATGTGTCACACAACCTTCTAGAAGCCCACCTCTAGTGCACAGTGGTGGAGAGACACTGAAATTCATGGAAATGTCACTGCCTAAAAGTGCTTCCGTGGAGTCTGCGCTCAAACCTAGTCAACCTGAAAGCTtcttatataaggaaaatgtacACAGAGATGTTGAAAAACCATTTTACAAAGAGAATAGCTTTAACCTCTTTGATCTGAGAGCCAATTATACAACAGATGAG ATCGCAGTGTCTTCGAAAGGAATACAGAGCTTTGGGGATGTTCCTGAGATGCCAGTCTGTCTCCATAAGGAGGTTGCCATGGGGGACGTGGACAGGCCAGGGACGGTCTCACCTTGGTCTCCTTCTTGGAGTGGTGGAGCATCTCCGGAGGACAGCAAGATGCCCGACCCGAAGCAGAGCTTGGAAAGCTCACAACCTCTGGAAGAGGACATGGATTTAACTGAAGTCTTACGGAAATTACAGCACACTAACAAACAGCAGCAGATTCGGATCCAAGACCTGCAGAGTAGCAACAAGTATTTAGAGAAGAAGATTGAAGAACTACAGAAGCAGACTACCAAACAGCAGGTGTTCGTGGACATCATAAATAAGCTGAAGGCCAAGGTGGAAGAATTAATTGAAGACAAATACAGAGTGATGCTAGAGAAGAGTGACACTGACAAGACACTGCAGAATTTGCACGAGGTCTTAACTCACACCCAAAAGCATCTTCAGGAAGCtaggaatgaaaaggaaaccttACAGCTGGAGCTCAAGAAGATCAAGGGCAATTACGTTCACCTACAGGAAAGGTACATGACTGAAATGCAACAGAAAGCTAAAACTGTCAGTCAGTGCCTAGAGATGGACAGAATCCTAAGCGAGAAAGAAGAAGTGGAGAAGCAGCAGCAACTCAAGAGGGAGCTGGAAAAGGCCACCACCTCTGCTCTGGACTTgctgaaaagggagaaaaaggccCGAGAACAAGAGATCCTGTCTTTATATGAGGAATTTCAGAAGCACAAGAAGAAAAACCTGGAAGAAAGACAGGAACTGAAATCGACACTCAAGAAGCTGATCGTTCAAGTTAGTCATTTGCAGCTCATATCTGATACCGAAAAGGCAGAGAACACCCAACTCCAGCAGCAGGTCACTGAAGTCAAACAGGAAAACGAAAGGCTTTGGCAGCAGGTGGCGAGGAGCCGGGAGCAAAATGATGCCCCCCCTCAGTTTGAGACACCTTGGTTAACAGAGCACTCCGGGGAAGCGGTAATGGCGGATATCACAAAG GATGCAAAGACTGTGCATTCTAATTTGCTCCTGAATTGCTCACCTGGTGAAGAAGAGAGCCTGAGTCCCCCAGATGTGAAAAGAACTTCTCAGCTCGTCTCCAGAATTCACAGTCTTCTGGCTTTGATGGTAGGACTTCTCACACTccag cTCCTGGAACATAAAGACAGAATCACAGCTTTTAGAGAGttaattgcaaaagaaaaagcatttcaagATCAGGTTATCGAG GTTACAAGTTTGGATTCAGGTGAAGCCAAGAATATTAGAGATGTGCCTGTCTTATTGGGAGTCAAACTGAATAAGTACCACAATCTGAATGAAGAGCTTGATTTCTTG